A genome region from Gouania willdenowi chromosome 9, fGouWil2.1, whole genome shotgun sequence includes the following:
- the LOC114470407 gene encoding ATP-binding cassette sub-family A member 2-like has protein sequence MVNGRFKCLGSIQHLKNRFGDGYMITVRTKSSSNVKDVLRFFSRNFPEAVLKERHHTKVQFQLKAERIDLDQVFSKMEQVVEVLNIQDYSVSQTTLDNVFVNFAKKQSDNLQQQEVPPSGGRPSSLQRIVALLKPRPANTELSALIGEEEQEEELESDDDEGLISFEEERVQLSFSTDTFC, from the exons ATGGTGAACGGCAGGTTCAAGTGTCTGGGCAGCATACAGCACCTGAAGAACAG GTTTGGAGATGGCTACATGATCACTGTGAGGACCAAGAGCAGCTCTAATGTGAAGGACGTGCTTCGCTTCTTTAGCAGGAACTTCCCTGAAGCCGTGCTGAAG GAGCGACATCACACCAAGGTGCAGTTCCAGCTGAAGGCGGAGCGCATCGACCTGGACCAGGTGTTCAGTAAGATGGAGCAGGTGGTGGAGGTGCTGAACATCCAGGATTACTCCGTCAGTCAGACCACCCTGGACAAT GTGTTCGTCAACTTCGCCAAGAAGCAGAGCGACAACCTGCAGCAGCAGGAAGTCCCGCCCTCTGGTGGCCGCCCCTCTTCCCTGCAGCGAATCGTCGCTCTGCTCAAACCTCGGCCGGCGAATACGGAGCTCAGCGCTCTGATTGGAgaagaggagcaggaggaggagctagaGAGCGACGACGACGAAGGACTGATCAGCTTCGAAGAGGAGCGG gtgcaGCTCTCCTTCAGCACAGACACTTTCTGCTGA